The Deinococcus detaillensis genome includes the window AGTGTTAGTGGATGAATGGAGCAAAAAAGACACGCTCCATTAAATCAGGTGTGTGCAGAGCGAAAGGGTATGCGTTGCCTGAAAAGCCTCCCTGAGCAGGCTCAACCGTACCGGGAAGGCAAGGTACTCGTCACCACCCGTATCAATTTCGAGCAGCTCGTAGCCCCGTAAACGCAGCCAAGCTGCCGCTGCGATCAGCACCATCGGCACGCAAACACCCGACTGATGAGCCACCTGACTGACGAAGGGAGGTTCGCGCAGCCCCAGCGTGTGTGAGATGGCCTGTACTTGCCACTCCACCTCGTCCACAGCTTTCCAGTCCACCCGCAAGCAAAGCCACCAACGGCTCAAAACCGGATTGAGCCACCACTCCGGAGGATAGACTTCGGGGTAATCCTGAAGAGCAGCGGCCAAGCTATCAAGTTCGCTGCTGTATTCCGCGTCTTCGGGGCTCCGCCTTTGCCAGCGCTGCCTGACGGCTTGGCAGTGCGGCTCAGCCAACGGTGTCAGCAGCCGTTCCAGCAGTTCATCCACGCCGATTGAACCTTCAGCGCCCGGAGCGAATCACTTCGAACATGGCCCCACGCTCGGCCACTTTGAGGCGCGGACGGCCCGCCGCTTGACCTCCGGCGAGTTCGTGGGCTTCCAAGGTCAGGTGATCGCTCAGCGTCACCACGTCGACCTCCCTAGCGGCCAGCAAAGCGTCGATGGCTTCCCGGCTGCTTTCAGGAGCGGGCGTCAAAGTGCCGAGGTCGGCGAGCAAGGTGTTCACAGTTTCCACCGAGTCGGCTTTGTTGGTGCCGATCACGCCGCTGGGGCCGCGCTTAATCCAGCCGGAGGTGTATTCACCGCTGCGCCCCTCCACCCGGCCCGCCGTGTTGGGAATCACGCCGCGCTTGTCGTCAAACGGGACGCCGGGGAGCGCCACCCCCTGATAGCCCACGCTCCGCAGCACCATCTGCACGTCCAGGGTTTCAAATTCACCCGTGCCCACCGCGTTGCCCTCTTCGTCCAGCCGGTTTTTTTCGAGCTTAATGCCACCGACATGGCCCGCTGCGCCCTCCAGAAGTGCTGCGGGCGACACCAGAAAGCGCAGGTGAACTCTGCGGGGCTTGCCCGCCAGCGGCTTGGCGGCAAACCCGCGCAACACGTCCACATTACGCCGCACCACGTTGTCGGTGATGGCGGCGTAGTCCTCGTCACTCACAGCGATTTCTTCTGGAAGCACCACCACGTCCGCGCCCTCCAGCTCGCCGAATTCGCGCAGCTCTTTGGTGGTGAACTTGGCTTGCAGCGGGCCGCGCCGCGCCAGCAGGTAGACGTCTTTGACCTGCGAGTGTTCCAGCGCCGTCAGCGCGTGGGCGGCGATATCAGAAGTGTGCAGTTCGCCGGCAGTTTTAGCCAAAATGCGCGAGACGTCCAGCGCCACGTTACCCGCACCCACCACCGCCGCGCCAGCCGCGTGCAGCAGCATGGTGCGGGCGGCAGCGTCAGGGTGGCCGTTGTACCAAGCCACGAACTCGGTGGCGCTGAGGCTGCCCGTCAGGTCTTCGCCCGGCACCCTCAGCCGCCGATCTGACGACGCGCCCACCGTGTAAATGACGGCGTCGTAGTGCACCCTCAGGTCGTCCACGCTGAGGTCTTTACCGAGTTCGACGTTGCCCAAAAAACGCACCCGCGTGTCGCTCAGCACTTTCTGGAAGAGGGTGGTCACGCTCTTGATCTTGAGGTGGTCGGGAGCCACGCCGTAGCGCACCAAACCGTAAGGGGTGGGCAGGCGGTCAAAGACGTCCACCTCGGCGGGGACTTGGCTTTGCTTAATAAGCGCTTCAGCGGCGTAAATCCCGCTGGGGCCGCTGCCGATCACGGCGACGCGCAGCGGACGGGCAGGAGTGAAGATGGAAGAAGACATATCACCAGAGTCTACAAGACACGCTCAGCAAAAGCGTACGAAAGAAGCGTAAGCCGCCCCCCCCGACACGCTCTAGCCTTCTTCACACCGCGCCTTCAAAAATCCGCTAATCTGTAAGCTGATGCGCGTTTTCTGGTTGCTGGTGGCGGTGGCTCTGGCCGCTCTCTACTTCACGGTGGGGCTGCGGGCCGGCAGCTTGACCTTCACGCCGCTGTATCTGCTCAATGCCCAGGGCAAAAGCACTTACACCTTTCCCACCTATGACAGCGGCAAATTGGAGCTGACCGGCAGTTGCCAGGGCCAGAGCGGCAACGTCACTTTCCGGTTTTTGGCTCCCGACGGCACCGAACTCAGCGCGGTGCGCTGCCCGCCCGGCAATTTCAGTCTCAATCTCAGCGGCGCGGGCGATCCGGGAACCTTTACCCTCAGCGCCAATTATCAGCACTACACTGGAAAAGTAGAAGTCAACGCCGCACATTAGCGTGGTGTGGCCTCCCTCAGGCCCGCTTGCCTCTATACTGCTGCGCATGGACGATTTGCTCAAAGGACGCCTCGGCGGCGCGGATGGATACACCATCCGCTGCGCCATCGACGGCGATAAGATTGTGGGCCGTGCGGGCGGTAAGCTCAGCGGCAAGGACATTGAACTCGAAATCACCGAGCGCGGCGTGGCCGGAACGGTAGGCGACGAAAGCGTACTGATTGAGCTGCAAGACGGCGAGTTGCGCGGCAACGTGGGCAAAGAAAGCCTGACTCTACGCGGCGTTGACCGGGTCAGCGGCTACCTCGGTGCACCGATCGTCGGCTGGAACATCTCGGCCCAGCAAACCGGTGAGAAGCTCGAAGGCCGGCTCGGCAGCACCGTACTGGGGCGCGAATTCAGCTTCGATCTGGGCAGCGCTCCCGGTTGGGTGGGAACATTGGTGGCCGTCGTCGCCTTTTACGCTTTGGAGCCCCGCGCCAGCTTGAGCCACTAAAACCAAGCCAAAAAAGCCCGCGTCCGTAAATGGAGACGCGGGCTCTTTTTGGATCGTGGCATGCGAGTAAGCAGCAGGGGCCGTTTCCTTTGGGAGGCGGCTCCTGCTGCGCTGACTGTTACTGGTTGCTTCTCGGGTCGAGGACGTCTCTCAGACCGTCGCCGAACAAGTTAAAGCCCAGCACAGTGAGCAAAATGGCCAAGCCTGGAAAGATCATCGTCCAAGCCGCTTGGGTGTAGTATTCACGGCTGTCGGCCAGCATGGTGCCCCATTCGGGGGTCGGCGGCTGAGCGCCCAGCCCGATAAAGCCCAGTGCGGCGGCCTCGATGGTGGCCGTGGCGATGCTGAGCGCTCCCTGCACGATCAGCGGCGTCAGGCTGTTGGGCAGCACGTGCTTGAAGATGGTGCGGCCCTGCCCCGCGCCCAGAGCGCTGGCGGCCTGCACGAATTCGCGCTCGCGCACGCTCAGCACCACACTGCGGGCCAGGCGCAAGTAAATGGGAATTTGCACCACGCTCACAGCGATCATGGCGGTGGTCAGGCCGGGGCGGTTGGAGATGCTGACAATACCGATAGCCAGCAAAATACTCGGAAAGGCCAGCATCACGTCGCTGAAGTAGCCCAGCACCGTATCGATCCAGCCGCCGTAAAATCCGGCCAGCAAGCCCAATAAACTGCCCGTCACCAGCGCCAGCACCGTGGCGAAAATCCCGATCTGGAGGCTGACCCGTGCGCCGTGCAGCACCCGCGTGGCGATGTCGCGGCCCAGATTATCCGTGCCGAACGGATGCTTGAAATACTGAACCTTACCGCTGACGGCGTCGGTGTATTTCTCTTTGGTGTCATTGTCCCACAGCGCGGAAATGCTCGGCGGCGCGAGGCGGAAGCGGTAATCGATGTCGGTGGATGGGTCGTAAGGCTGCAAGACCGGCGCGAGCAGCGCGATCACCACAAAAAACAGCACGATCACGGCCCCGACTTTGCCGGGGGCGCTCTTCTTGAATCTGCGCCACAAGATGTTTTCCTGCTTTTTGCGCTTGGGAACGGCGGCGACAACAGTCATATTGCTTCTCCTGAGCGTGTTTTTCCTGCTTGGACGGCCTTCATCCGTACTGAATCCTCGGGTCAAGGAAAGCGTAACTGAGATCGACCAGCAAATTCACCAAACTGACGATCAGCGCCGCAAAAATGACCCCGCCCTGAATCACCGGATAATCGCGCAGCGCAATGGCGTCGTAAAGCCACGACCCCAATCCCGGCCACGAAAAGATGGTCTCGGTCAGCACCGCGCCGCCGAGGAGCGCTCCTATTTGCAGGCCCACCACCGTGACCACCGGCAGCAGCGCGTTGCGCAGCGCGTGCTTGAGCGTCACGCTGCGCGGGGGCAGACCCTTGGCACGCGCAGTCCGCACGTAGTCCTGGCCCAGCACCTCCAAGAGCGAGTTGCGGGTGATGCGGGCAGTGATCGCCATTGGAATGGTGCCCAGCGCGATAGACGGCAAGATCAGGTGGGTAAAGGCGTCCCAAGCGGCGGCAAATTGACCGCGCAGCAGGCCGTCTAGGACATCTAGGCCGGTGATCGGCACAATACTGTAACCGATACTCAGCCGCGCACTCGGCGGCAGCCAGCCCAGCACCACCGCAAAAAACCACGACAGCAGCAGCCCCAGCCAAAACACCGGCATGCTCACCCCCACCAAGCTGACGGTAGTGGCGAGGTTGTCCCAGGGCGTGTTGCGCCTCAGCGCGGCGACGATGCCGGCTGGCAGCCCGATCAGCAGCGCGAAGAGAATCGCGCCGATGGCCAGTTCGGCGGTGGCCGGAAAGCGCACCTTCAGCTCGCTGGCCACCGGAATCTGGCTCTTGATGCCGTTGCCGAGGTCGCCGCGCAGGAGTGCCCCCACATATTTGGGATACTGCGCGTCAAACAGGTGGGCAGGGTCTTTGTAATTGATGAACCAAGGCTGGTTCAGGCCAAGCTGCTCGCGCAACCGGGCTGAGGCTTCGGGGGTGGCCCGCTCGCCCAGCATCGCCACTGCCGGATCGCCGGGAATCGAGCGCACGAAGGCAAACACCACCACGCTGATGCCGATCATCACCAAGAGCGTTCGGAGGAGTCTGCGGATAAGGTAAGCGGCCAAGTCGGAACTCCTTTAGCACAAAAAGAAAGTGGGCTGTGATGTGCGGGAAAGCAAGCAGAGAGGACGGAGCCGCACCGGCGCTCCGCCCTCTCTCATCAAGCGTTACTTCCCAACGATAGAGATTTTGTTGAAAGCTTCGCTGCCCAAGGGGCTCGGGACCCAGCCCTTGACGTAGCTGCGCTCAGCGGCCAGCGGCTGGCTGTGCACGATCGGCAGGCGGTAGGCCGCTTTGTAGGTGATGTCGTGAATCTGCGAGTAGATCTTGGCTTTGGCAGCCTGACCCACAGCGGCGCGGCCCTGATCGAGCAGGGTGTTGAGTTCGGGCGACTTAAAGTTGATGTCGTTGGCGGCGCTCGGGCCGTAGTAAGCGGCGTAGAAGTTATCAGGATCGCCGTAATCGCCGGTCCAGCCGATCATGTACATATCGAAGCCCGGCTCTTTATTGCGGTCGTCGAGGTACTTGGCCCAGTCCTCAGTTTTGAGGTTAACTTTGATGCCGATGGCCGAGAGGTCGGCGGCCATCGCTTCGGCAATCGGTTTGGGATTGGGGAAGTAGGGGCGGCTGACCGGCATGTACCACAAGTCGAGGCTCACGCCGTTGGGGTAGCCTGCGTCGGCCAGCATCTTCTTGGCGGCGGCGGGGTCGTACTTGTAATCGGCGGGCACGTTCTTGGAGTTGGCCCAGCTCAGCACCGGCGGCAAAAAGCTGGCACTGGAAACACCCAGACCGTTCCAGAAGGCGTCCACGATGGCTTTTTTGTTGATGGCCATGCTGATGGCCTGACGCACCTTGTCGTTCTTGAGGTACTGGTTGGAGTTGTTGAGGCTCAGGAACCCGACATTGAAGCTGGGCTTGCGAACTGCCACCAAGGTCTTGTCGGAGGTGACTTGCTTGAGGCTGTCGGGCGACAGGTCGGCGGTGAAATCAATCGTGCCGGCCTTGAGTTCGTTGAGGCGCTGGCTGGCGTCTTTGATCGAGCGGATCACCAGTGTGTCGACTTTGGGTTTGGCACCCCAGTAAGCGGTGTTGGCCTTGAGGGTGACTCTGTCGCCGGTCTTCCACGACACGAAGCTGAACGGGCCGGTGCCGACCGGCGTGCTGGTGGGGGTGCCGTACTTGGCTCCGTCTTTTTTGATGGCCGCTGGCGAGGCGATTCCGAAGTAGCCCGCGCCGACCACCGAAGGCAGCACCGAGCTGGAGCCGGTCAGATCAAAGCGCACCGTGTAGTCGTTGACTTTGACGATGTCTTTGATGACGGCTCCCTTGTCGCCCTTGAAGCCGCCGAGGAGTTGCCCGACGATTTCGTAGGTACGGCCCTGATCGCGGTAGCCGTACTGGTTTTTGGGATCGAAGAAGCGCTGCCAGTTAAAGACCACCGCGTCGGCGTTAAATGGAGTGCCGTCTTGGAATTTGACGCCCTTACGCAGATTAAACGTCCACGAAGTCGCGTCGGCGTTGGCCTTCCACGAGGTCGCCAGACCCGGAATGGTGTCGGTGGTGCCGTCTTTGAAGTGAACGAGGGTGTCGTAGATCTGGTGCTGCACCAAAATCGAGATGCCGTCGGTGATGTTGCCGGACTCCAAGCTGACCGGGTCGCCGTTGTTGCCGTAGACCAGGGTGGCGGCTTGGGCGCTCATGCCCGCTGAGGCGGCCAGAAGGGCAGTTAAAAGAACGTTTTTCAGGGTACGGTTGTTTCGTTTCATGAATCCTCCAAAAGAATGTGAGTTGAGCGGTGAGCCGCACTATAGCGTGTGCGCTCCGTCTTTGCTCGCTGCTAGTCCTCGCCCAAGTAGGCTTTTCTGACGCTCTCGTCTTCGGCAATGTCCGACGCGTTGCCCGACAACTTGACTTCACCGGTTTGCAACACGTAGGCGTGCTTGGCCACCGAGAGCGCCATCTGGGCGTTTTGCTCCACCAGCAAGATGGTGGTTTTGCGCTTGGCGTTGAGTTCGACGATGATGTCGAAAATCGCTTCCACGAACAGCGGCGAGAGCCCCATGCTCGGCTCGTCGAGGAGCAGCAGCTTGGGATTGACCATCAGGGCGCGGGCAATCGCCAGCATCTGCTGTTCGCCGCCGGACATGGTGCCGCCAAGCTGGTTCTCGCGCTCTTTGAGGCGCGGGAAATAGGTAAAGCCTTCTTGGATGCGCTCCTCGACGACTTTACGGTCAGTGACGGTGTGCGCTCCGATCTCCAAGTTCTCGCGGACAGTCAGCTGCGGGAAAATGCGGCGACCTTCCGGCACGTGGCTCATACCCATCTGCATAATCTGGTGCGCCGGCATGCCCGAGATGTCTTTGCCCTGCATGGTGACGCTGCCCTGCTTGGGCTTGAGCATTCCGCTCACCGTGCGGAGTGTAGTGGTTTTGCCCGCGCCGTTGCCGCCGATCAGCGCCACGATTTCGCCGTCGGGCACCAGCACATCGATGCCCTTGAGGGCGTGAATGTGGCCGTAGTAGGTGTGAACGCCCTTCAGTTCAAGCATTCGCACTCCCTTTAATCACTTCTTCTTTGCCGTACTCGCCCGCCACCGCGCCGCGTCCCAAGTACGCTTCCATGACTTTGGGATTGTTGCGGATTTCATGCGGCAGCCCTTCGGCGATCTTGGTGCCGTAATCGAGCACGGTGATGTGTTCGCTCAGGGTCATGACCAAGCGCATATCGTGCTCGATCAGGCAAACGGTCACGCCCAGATCGTCACGGATGCGGCGAATCAGGCTTTTGAGTTCTTCGGTTTCGCGGGGGTTCATGCCTGCCGCCGGTTCGTCGAGCAGCACCAGTTTGGGACTGGTCGCTAGGGCGCGGGCGATTTCGAGCTTGCGCTGATCGCCGTAAGGCAAGTTGGTGGCCAGATCGTGCCGGAAACGGGCCAGACCGACAAACTCCAGCATCAAATTGGCCACGTCTTCGGCTTCTTTTTCCGATTCGTGAAAACGCTTGGTTCGCAGCAACGAATCGATGTAGGTGGCCTTGAGGCGCGAGTGACGGCCCACCATCACGTTTTCTTGGCTGTCCATCGAGGCGAACAGCCGGATGTTCTGAAAAGTGCGGGCGATGCCTGCCGCCGTAACCTGATCGGGCCGGAGGCCAACCAGATTTTCGCCGTCGAGATCCACCGTGCCGCTGGACGGCTCGTAGATGCCAGTGATCATGTTGAAGAACGTGGTTTTGCCTGCGCCGTTGGGGCCAATGACGCTGACGATGCTCTGGCGCGGAATTTCGAGATCGACGTTGTTGACCGCCGTCAGGCCGCCAAAGATTTTGGTCAGCCCTTTGATGCTCAAGATGTTGCCGGAAGCCGCCAACTTGCCGAGGTTGGGACGCGCAGCAGCCGTCATTGTGTACCTCCGCCGCGCTCGTCGTCGGCCCGGGTCGCCACGCCCGGCGAGTAGACTTCCGCCGCATTCTCGGGATTGAGTTCGCCCGCGATCGAGTCCTGCGGGGTCTGGTTATCGGTCGGGTCGTCGTCTTCGTGCATCATGCGGCGTTGCCGAACGCTGGGCAGCAGGCCCTCTGGCCTAAAGAGCATCATCGCCACCAAGATGCTACCGAACACTAGGCGCTGCAACTGAGCCGGATTAACCTGCGGCGGCAAATTCAGGCTAGCCGTAGCCTCACCCAAAGAAGGCAGCAAGCTGATGTTGAGAATGGTCACGACGGCAGCCCCCAAAATTACGCCGGGAATGCTGCCCAGGCCGCCGAGCACCACCATGCTCAGCACCGAGATGGACTGGTTGAGAATAAACGATTCGGGGCTGATAAAGCCCTGCTTGGCCGCAAAAATCACGCCCATGACGCCAGCAAAGCTCGCGCCGGTGGCAAAAGCGATCAGCTTGGTCTTCACCAGCGGAATGCCCATCGCCTGCGCGGCAATTTCGTCTTCGCGGATGGCGATCCAGGCCCGACCAATTTTGGAGCGGTCAAGCCGCATATTGGCCAGAATGATAATGGCGATGATCGCCAGCACCACGAAATACAGGAAAAACAAATTGTACTGTGCCGGTGAAAAGCCCAGCGCTCCAGCCAGAGAATTAAACCACGGCACCGAGGCCGAGCCGATGGGCGTGATGCCCTGCGAGCCATTGGAATAGGTGCTGAGGTTGTTGGCCAGCACCCGGATCACTTCGCCGAGGCCCAGCGTGATAATGGCCAGGTAATCGCCTTTGAGCTTAAGCACCGGCAAGCCGATCAGCACGCCGACGCTGGCCGCCGCCGCCACTGCCAAAATCAGAAACAGCCAGAAGAAATTGGGGTTGACGCCGCCCGCAAAGCCCGCCGCGTTGGCCGAAGCCAAAATGACGATGCCGCGCACCAACAAAGTCACGCCGGCTAGGAGCCCAAACGCCGCCAGCAAAAACGCCGCACTGGTCAGCGGTGGGCGTTTGCCCTTGACCCGGTTGATGGCCCGCAAGCTCAGCGCGGTAATGATGACCAGCACCAAGCCGCCCAGCGCCACCGTAGGGCCGTTGTTGCCGCCGTTGTCCTTGAAGTAAGTCAGGACTTTGCCGATCTGTCCGCTGCCGAAAATGCCCCAGGTGTACGCGCCCACCGCAAAGAAGGCGATATAGCCGAGGTCGAGCAGTCCGGCGAGCCCCACTACGATGTTGAGGCCCAGCGACAGCGCGGCAAAAATGCCGATTTGGATCGCCAAGTCCAGCACCGAGGTGTTGTCGCGCCCAGCCCAGGGCAAAATCAGAAACAGGCTCAGCCCACCGACCAGCAGTTTGGCCCAGAGGTGGGCTTTCCAGCGGTAAGCGAACAGCAAATTCGCCAAAAAGAGGGTCAGAACCAGCGAGGCGACCAAAGGGTTTTTGAGAAAATTGCTGACGACTGAGGGAAGGGCGGCCAGCCAATTTTGCTCCTGGCTCACCAACAAGAGGGCGCTGCTGATCACCGCGATGACGATCAGCCAAATGCTGCGGTCAGGCGCACTGATGGGCAGCTGCGAACCTGGACGGATGGCGGTCATACTGTCCCCGCGTTCATACTTTCTCCACATTGCTGCGGCCCAGCAGCCCGGTGGGTTTGAAGATCAGGATGAGTACCAGCACCAGAAAGCCGCCGATGCGCTGATACGACGAATCGATGACGCCGAGGTTGGCGATGCCCAGCGCGTCGCCGAGGATGTTGGTCACGCCGATGAGGTTCTGGATCACGCCCAGCACCAAGCCGCCCAGCACTGCGCCGGGAATCGAGCCGATACCGCCCAGCACGGCCGCCGTGAAAGCGATGATGCCCGGATCAAAGCCCGAGTACGCATTGACGGTGCCGAACTTGAGGCCGAACAGCACGCCGCTGACGCCGCCGAGCGCTCCGCCGATCAAAAAGGTCAGGCTGATGATGCCGTTGGCGTCAATGCCCATCAGGCCAGCCGTAACGCGGTCTTGAGCAACGGCGCGGATGGCGCGGCCCAGTTTGGTGAAGTTCACCAGGTAATTGAGGGCGGCCAGCGAGAGCAGCGCCACCAAGACCATCACAACTTCTTTGATCTGGAGACTGATGCCGATTTTGGCCAGCAGACTGCCGACGCCGGAGCAAGTGCTTTCAGGGCCGCAAAACGGAGTGCTGAAGCCCTGCGGCAACTGATACGTCAAATCGAAGCGCCCCTGAAAGCCTTCGATAATGCGGATCAAGTCTTGCAAGATCAGTGAAACCCCGATAGCGGTAATCAGCGGCACCAAACGGGGCGCGTTGCGCAGCGGGCGGTAAGCCAGGCGCTCGATGAGGACGTTGAGCCCGCCCGACGCCGCCATCGCCGCGACCAGCGCGATCAGAAGCTTGAGATACCCGTTAATGGGGTTGTCGGCCAGCACCCGGAAGATCTCGAAGCCCACCACTGCGCCGGTCACGAAGACTTCCGAGTGAGCGAAGTTGATGAGCTGCAAAACGCCGTACACCATGGTGTAGCCCAGCGCGATAATGGCGTAGACAAAGCCGAGCACCAAGCCGCTGATAATCACTCCGACCAAAAATGGCGCGAGTGTTGCAAAATCCAAGTGAGTTCCCCCTTTGCGGCGCACAGGCCGCTTCCACAGTCAGTTCAGCGTCAGGTTTGGTTACTCAAAAAAGGGGCCGGGCACATTGCCCAGCCCCTGTTGCGCGGCCTGTGTTGAAAAGCCGCGAAGCCTACAGGGTTTAGTTGACGGGAGACTTGACGTTGATGGTGGAATCGAGATTGAACTTGCCCGCGCTGATGTTCATGATGTACATCTTGGCGGCTTTGCGGTCGCCCATGCTGTTGAACTGCACCGTGCCGGAAAGCAGGCCGGTGGCGCGGACTTTACGCATGGCTGTTTCGACTTGCTCGCGGCTGGGGAGCTTGTTGCCGTTGTCTTTGGAAGCCAGCAAAATGCCCTGCAGCACCACTTTGGCCGCGTCGTAACCGAAGATACCGAAGCCCTGAATGTCCTTGCCGTAAGCCTTGCTGTACGCGTCGGCGACTTTCTTGGCGGCGGGGAGCGCGTCGGCAGGGGCCGCCACGGTGGTGTAGTAGACGTTGTCCGAGCCTTTACCGCCGATGGTGACCATCTGCTCGCTGTCGAGGCCGTCGCCGCCGACCAGCGGAACGGTGACGCCCGCTTCACGCAGCTGCTTGACGAACACGCCGACTTGGTTGTAGATGCCGCCGAAGTAGATGGCGTCAGGCTTGGTCAGCTTGATTTTCTGGATGATGGCCGAGAAATCGCTCTTTTCTTCGGTGCCTTCGTCGCCGGAAATCTTGGTGTTCTTGGCGAGCAGAGCCTTCTTGACTTCCGCCGTCAGACCTTCGCCGTAAGCGGTTTTGTCATTGAGGAGGTACACGCTCTTGGCTTTGAGCTTGGTCAACATGAAGTTGGCTCCGGCTGGGCCTTGGGCGTCGTCACGCGCCACGATGCGGTTCATGTTCTTGAGGCCGCGGTCGGTGACCTGGTTGGCGGTGTTGGCCGGGCTGACCATAGCCACGTGGCTGGGAGCCAAAGCGGCGCTGGAAGGAATCGCCACGCCGGAGTTGAGCGTGCCCACGACCGCCAGAATGCTGGTGTCGGCGGCAATTTTACGGGCGGCGGCGGTGCCGGTGGCAGGATCGGCTTGATCATCGTAGCCAGTCAGGCTGAGATCGTAGCCGAGTTTTTTGAACTGGGGGACGTATTCGTTGACGGCGAGCTGAGCGCCGTTCTTGATTTGCGAGCCGAGGTCGGACTGGCCGCCGGAGAGCGGGGAGAGGCTGGCGATCTTGAGAGAGGTTTGGGCGCTGGCCGAACCTAAAGCCAAGCTACCGATCAACGTCAGGGCAAGAATACTGGTTTTTTTCATAAGCCTCCAAGTGCCGTCAAAGCGGCAACAGGTTAAGTGGGAACTGGGGACAGTGTATGAGGTACTTAATGCG containing:
- a CDS encoding branched-chain amino acid ABC transporter permease translates to MDFATLAPFLVGVIISGLVLGFVYAIIALGYTMVYGVLQLINFAHSEVFVTGAVVGFEIFRVLADNPINGYLKLLIALVAAMAASGGLNVLIERLAYRPLRNAPRLVPLITAIGVSLILQDLIRIIEGFQGRFDLTYQLPQGFSTPFCGPESTCSGVGSLLAKIGISLQIKEVVMVLVALLSLAALNYLVNFTKLGRAIRAVAQDRVTAGLMGIDANGIISLTFLIGGALGGVSGVLFGLKFGTVNAYSGFDPGIIAFTAAVLGGIGSIPGAVLGGLVLGVIQNLIGVTNILGDALGIANLGVIDSSYQRIGGFLVLVLILIFKPTGLLGRSNVEKV
- a CDS encoding branched-chain amino acid ABC transporter substrate-binding protein encodes the protein MKKTSILALTLIGSLALGSASAQTSLKIASLSPLSGGQSDLGSQIKNGAQLAVNEYVPQFKKLGYDLSLTGYDDQADPATGTAAARKIAADTSILAVVGTLNSGVAIPSSAALAPSHVAMVSPANTANQVTDRGLKNMNRIVARDDAQGPAGANFMLTKLKAKSVYLLNDKTAYGEGLTAEVKKALLAKNTKISGDEGTEEKSDFSAIIQKIKLTKPDAIYFGGIYNQVGVFVKQLREAGVTVPLVGGDGLDSEQMVTIGGKGSDNVYYTTVAAPADALPAAKKVADAYSKAYGKDIQGFGIFGYDAAKVVLQGILLASKDNGNKLPSREQVETAMRKVRATGLLSGTVQFNSMGDRKAAKMYIMNISAGKFNLDSTINVKSPVN